The region GATGCGCCTCGAGTGGGAGATGGGAGGTTTCCAGCTCGACCGGGAAGCCCTGGCCCGCGAGCTGGCGCCGCTCGCCAAGAAATACCGCATGGAATATTCGCTGCACTTCAGCGACCGGCGCAGCCGCATGGCGATCCTGGTCTCGAAATACCAGCACTGCCTCTACGACCTGCTGGTGCGACACACCCTGGGCGAAATCGACGTCGACATTCCCCTGATCCTCAGCAACCACCCCGACCTCCGCGAGGTGGCCGAGCACTTCGGCATCCCCTTCCATGTGGTCCCCGTGACCGCCGATTCCAAGGAGAGGGCCGAGGCCGAGCAGCTGCGCCTGCTGCGCGAGCACCAGGTCGACCTGGTGGTCCTCGCCCGCTACATGCAGGTATTGAGCCCCGCCTTTGTCGCCGCCTATCCCAACGCGATCATCAACATCCACCACAGTTTTTTGCCCGCCTTCATCGGCGGTAAGCCCTACCACCAGGCCTACGCGCGGGGCGTCAAGCTGATCGGCGCCACCAGCCACTACGTGACCGCCGAGCTCGACAACGGCCCGATCATCGAGCAGAGCGTCGCCCGGGTCACCCATCGCGACCGGGTCGAGGACCTGATCCGTAAGGGCCGCGATCAGGAGAAGATCGCCCTCGCCTACGCCGTGCGCATGCACGTCGAGCGCCGCGTCCTCGCCTACCAAAACAAGACGGTCGTCTTCGAATAGGGCTCAGGATTTCTTCCGCTCCTCCAGGAATTGGAGGATCATCGGCAGGTACAGCAGGGTCGTGATCAGGCAGGTGCCCAGGCCGATGCTGGCGACGACCCCCATCGACTTGAGTCCGCCGTGGGTGCAGAAGACCAGGCCGAAGAAGCCGGCCGCGTTGGTGAAGGAGGCCAGCATCGCCGAGATGCCCGTGGTGCTGAGCACCTTCGAGAGCGAGCCCCGGCCCAGCTCCTCGTAGCGGTGAAAGACGTGGATGCTGTTGTCGATGCTCATGCCCATCACGGCCGGGATCATCACCATGTTGTAGAGGTTGAGCTTCGTTCCACTCAGGTACATCACGCCGAAGACCCAAAAAACCCCGGCGAGGATCGAGAACATCACCAAGAGGCTCTTGCGCAGGCTGCGAAAATCCAAAAAGACGAAGAGAAAGACGCTGAGCACCGAGATGATCAGGACCTTCTTCGAGTCGCGGAACATCGTCTTAAGCACCTCCGCGAAGATGATCGCGTCGCTGCTGGCCTGGAATTCTCCCAGCGGCGTCTTGATGCGCCCGATCTCACGCTCGAAGGCCATGGCGTTCCGCCCGTCGTCCAGCTCGAGGCGCGGCTTGGGCAGGATCAACATCAGGCTGCCCGGGATCTCCGGGTCTCCGGTGAAGCGCTCGACGATCTCGGCGGGGACCTCCCCCTTTTCGAAGGTCGCCGTGTCGGCGAGGGCCTTCTTGAAGCGATCCAGGTCCTCCTTCTTGTCGTCGGGGACCAGGCGGATCGTGTCGTCCTCCAACATAGTCTGGATCTCGCGGACCACTTCCATTTTGGCCGCCTGGTCGCCCGGCACCAGGCTGTAGACCGAGCTGGTCCCTTGGATCGTGGTGTGGGGATCGGCGTCCCGGATCTTGTCGACCGCAGCCTTGATCGCGGCCGCCTGGGCCTCGTTTTCGATCAGGACCGCGGCCGGGGTGTTGACCCGCTCGCCGGTGGTGGCGCGCTGGCGCTGCTTGGCGACGCGATTTTCGGGGGTGTCGGCGCGGATCTTCTTCGAATCGTACTCGAAACGCAGGTAAGGCGCGGCGATCATGGAAAAGAGCGTGATCAGGCTGAACAGGGCCAGCATCGTGCGCACGAAGCCCGGGCTGAACTGGACCCTTCCCTCGAATTCCCGGATCTGCCCGCCGAATTTCAACAGGCCCACCCGCTCCGCGAAGACGAGCAAGG is a window of Deltaproteobacteria bacterium PRO3 DNA encoding:
- the purU gene encoding formyltetrahydrofolate deformylase, whose translation is MAAAKNNAILLIVSPDKPGLVSAVSEFVYKHHGNIVDSDQHTDLETGTFLMRLEWEMGGFQLDREALARELAPLAKKYRMEYSLHFSDRRSRMAILVSKYQHCLYDLLVRHTLGEIDVDIPLILSNHPDLREVAEHFGIPFHVVPVTADSKERAEAEQLRLLREHQVDLVVLARYMQVLSPAFVAAYPNAIINIHHSFLPAFIGGKPYHQAYARGVKLIGATSHYVTAELDNGPIIEQSVARVTHRDRVEDLIRKGRDQEKIALAYAVRMHVERRVLAYQNKTVVFE